From the genome of Paenibacillus sp., one region includes:
- a CDS encoding bifunctional riboflavin kinase/FAD synthetase — MNIVHLAYPIAESVLRSVPAAGQTMAIGDFDGVHLGHREVIGRAVAEARRLGLPSSVMTFHPHPREVLGSPLYSTYLSPPERKLDRFRELGVDTVYIVAFDLTLAALPPAVFVEDVLKPLGAKSIAVGFNFTFGRRGIGTSAMLRELGNGAFDVHIVPPFLVGGERVSSTLIREALSFGNVERAAALLGRPYEVDGVVARGEGRGRTIGVPTANVAVPAHAVKPANGVYAVDVVLDDGTEKKGVMNVGLKPTFHSALPAPTWEAHLFDFEGDLYGRTLTVRFRSHIRDERKFESVGALVEQIRADIEEAKRRNPSPA, encoded by the coding sequence ATGAACATCGTGCATCTGGCATATCCGATCGCGGAGAGCGTTCTGCGATCGGTTCCCGCAGCGGGGCAAACGATGGCGATCGGGGATTTCGACGGCGTACACCTCGGACATCGGGAGGTGATCGGCCGGGCGGTCGCGGAGGCGCGGCGGCTCGGCCTGCCGTCGTCCGTCATGACGTTCCACCCTCATCCGAGGGAGGTGCTCGGGTCGCCGCTGTATTCGACCTATCTGTCGCCTCCGGAGCGCAAGCTGGACCGGTTTCGCGAGCTCGGCGTCGATACGGTGTACATCGTCGCGTTCGATTTGACGCTCGCCGCGCTGCCGCCGGCCGTCTTCGTCGAAGACGTGCTGAAGCCGCTCGGGGCGAAATCGATCGCGGTCGGCTTTAACTTTACGTTCGGCCGCCGCGGCATCGGGACGTCGGCGATGCTGCGCGAGCTCGGGAACGGCGCGTTCGACGTGCACATCGTACCGCCGTTCCTCGTCGGAGGCGAGCGGGTCAGCTCGACGCTGATCCGCGAAGCGCTGTCGTTCGGCAACGTCGAACGCGCCGCGGCGCTGCTCGGCCGGCCTTACGAGGTCGACGGCGTCGTCGCGCGCGGCGAAGGCCGCGGCCGGACGATCGGCGTGCCGACGGCCAACGTGGCCGTGCCGGCGCACGCGGTGAAGCCGGCGAACGGCGTGTACGCCGTCGACGTCGTGCTCGACGACGGCACGGAGAAGAAGGGCGTCATGAACGTGGGGCTGAAGCCGACGTTCCACAGCGCGCTGCCCGCGCCGACGTGGGAAGCGCATCTGTTCGATTTCGAAGGGGATCTCTATGGGCGCACGCTGACGGTACGGTTCCGCTCTCATATTCGCGACGAGCGGAAATTCGAATCGGTCGGGGCGCTGGTCGAGCAAATTCGCGCGGACATCGAAGAGGCGAAGCGGCGGAATCCGTCTCCGGCATAA
- the rpsO gene encoding 30S ribosomal protein S15, with protein sequence MALTQERKTQLIEEHKVHSNDTGSPEVQIAILTENINNLTQHLREHKKDHHSRRGLLKMVGQRRKLLAYLKNKDVKRYSALIEKLGLRR encoded by the coding sequence ATGGCATTGACTCAAGAACGCAAGACGCAACTGATCGAGGAACATAAGGTGCACAGCAACGACACCGGTTCCCCAGAAGTGCAAATCGCTATCCTGACCGAGAACATCAACAACTTGACGCAACACCTGCGGGAGCACAAGAAAGACCACCATTCCCGCCGCGGTTTGCTCAAGATGGTAGGCCAGCGCCGTAAGCTGCTTGCATACCTGAAGAACAAAGATGTAAAACGGTACAGCGCTTTGATCGAAAAGCTCGGCTTGAGACGCTAA
- the pnp gene encoding polyribonucleotide nucleotidyltransferase, with protein MGPGEVKTVQMDLAGRPFTLETGRLAKQANGAVFVRYGETVVLCTVTASSEPKDLDFFPLTVNYEERLYAVGKIPGGFIKREGRPSEKAILASRLTDRPIRPLFPEGFRNDVQIVALVMSVDQDCSPEIAAMIGTSAALSISDVPFNGPVGGVIVGRVDGQFIINPTVEQEDKSDIYLVVAGTKDAIMMVEAEANEVPEEDILEAIMFGHEEIKKIVALQEQFVAIAGREKMEVKLHQVDAEVNAAVRAYASARLVEAVKIAGKQERSDAISAINDETVAHFTEQYADEPSKLKDVKEVLYDIVKEEVRRLITVDKVRPDGRKIDEIRPIDCDVSVLPRTHGSGLFTRGQTQALSVCTLGAIGDEQILDGLDLEDRKRFMHHYNFPPFSVGEARPLRPPGRREIGHGALGERALAKVIPSEEKFPYTIRLVSEVLESNGSTSQASICASTMALMDAGVPIKAPVAGIAMGLIKEGEHYSVLTDIQGMEDHLGDMDFKVAGTAEGVTAIQMDIKIDGIDRNILQEALAQAKEGRMFILNKMLQAISAPRSQLSPYAPKITVMQINPDKIRDVIGAGGKVINKIIEETGVKIDIEQDGRVFIASPNAEANDRAKAIIEGIVKEVVIGEIYIGKVKRIEKFGAFVEILPGKEGLVHISQLSTERVAKTEDVVAIGDSITVKVTEIDQQGRINLSRKAVLVGEGGGNAAEGKAPVGQ; from the coding sequence ATGGGACCCGGTGAAGTGAAAACAGTGCAAATGGATTTGGCGGGCCGACCGTTCACGCTCGAAACCGGCCGCTTGGCCAAGCAGGCGAACGGCGCCGTGTTCGTTCGTTACGGCGAGACGGTCGTACTGTGCACGGTGACGGCGTCGTCCGAACCGAAAGATCTCGATTTCTTCCCGCTGACCGTCAACTATGAAGAGCGGTTATACGCGGTAGGCAAAATTCCCGGCGGCTTCATCAAGCGCGAGGGCCGTCCGAGCGAGAAGGCGATTCTCGCGAGCCGTCTCACGGACCGGCCGATCCGGCCGTTGTTCCCGGAAGGCTTCCGGAACGACGTGCAGATCGTGGCGCTCGTCATGAGCGTCGACCAAGACTGCTCGCCGGAAATCGCGGCGATGATCGGGACGTCCGCGGCGCTCAGCATTTCCGACGTGCCGTTCAACGGACCGGTCGGCGGCGTTATCGTCGGACGGGTGGACGGGCAGTTCATCATTAACCCGACCGTCGAGCAGGAGGACAAGTCCGACATCTACCTCGTCGTCGCAGGCACGAAAGACGCGATCATGATGGTCGAGGCGGAAGCGAACGAGGTGCCGGAAGAGGACATCCTCGAAGCGATTATGTTCGGCCACGAGGAGATCAAAAAAATCGTGGCGCTGCAGGAGCAGTTCGTTGCGATCGCGGGCCGCGAGAAGATGGAAGTGAAGCTGCATCAGGTCGACGCCGAAGTGAATGCGGCGGTGCGCGCGTACGCGTCTGCGCGGCTCGTGGAAGCCGTCAAAATTGCGGGCAAGCAGGAGCGCAGCGACGCGATCTCCGCGATCAACGACGAGACGGTGGCTCATTTCACGGAGCAGTACGCGGACGAACCGTCGAAGCTCAAAGACGTGAAAGAAGTGTTGTACGACATCGTCAAGGAAGAAGTGCGCCGCCTCATCACGGTCGACAAGGTACGTCCGGACGGCCGCAAAATCGACGAAATTCGTCCGATCGATTGCGACGTCAGCGTGCTTCCGCGCACGCACGGTTCGGGCCTCTTCACGCGCGGACAAACCCAGGCGCTTAGCGTATGCACCTTGGGCGCGATCGGCGACGAGCAAATTTTGGACGGTCTCGATCTCGAGGACCGCAAGCGGTTCATGCATCATTACAACTTCCCGCCGTTCTCCGTCGGGGAAGCGCGGCCGCTTCGTCCGCCGGGACGCCGGGAAATCGGCCACGGCGCGTTGGGCGAGCGGGCGCTGGCGAAGGTCATTCCTTCGGAAGAGAAATTCCCGTACACGATCCGTCTGGTCTCCGAAGTGCTGGAGTCGAACGGCTCCACGTCGCAGGCGAGCATTTGCGCCAGCACGATGGCGCTTATGGACGCGGGCGTGCCGATCAAAGCGCCGGTCGCGGGCATTGCGATGGGTCTCATCAAGGAAGGCGAACACTATTCCGTCTTGACGGACATCCAAGGGATGGAAGACCATCTCGGCGATATGGACTTCAAGGTGGCGGGCACGGCGGAGGGCGTGACGGCGATCCAGATGGACATCAAGATCGACGGCATCGACCGCAACATCCTGCAAGAGGCGCTCGCGCAGGCCAAAGAAGGCCGGATGTTCATCCTGAACAAAATGCTTCAAGCGATTTCCGCGCCGCGCAGCCAGCTGTCGCCGTACGCGCCGAAAATTACGGTCATGCAGATCAACCCGGACAAAATTCGCGACGTCATCGGCGCGGGCGGGAAGGTCATCAACAAGATCATCGAAGAAACGGGCGTCAAGATCGACATCGAGCAGGACGGACGCGTCTTTATCGCCTCGCCGAACGCGGAAGCGAACGATCGGGCGAAAGCGATTATCGAAGGCATCGTGAAGGAAGTCGTCATCGGCGAAATTTACATCGGCAAAGTGAAGCGCATCGAGAAATTCGGCGCGTTCGTCGAAATTTTGCCGGGT